From a single Lolium rigidum isolate FL_2022 chromosome 7, APGP_CSIRO_Lrig_0.1, whole genome shotgun sequence genomic region:
- the LOC124674606 gene encoding protein ANTI-SILENCING 1-like: MDGSSENIQFSWGNKRAKGGAKMDTQFYGSFTFDNVKYSLFDSVYLFKNGDPEPYIGKILKIWQQNQAKKVKILWFFSPDEIRSYLSGPVAEKEIFLASGDGTGLADINPLEAIAGKCTVVCLSKDERNRQPTPREQEVADYIFYRFFDVGNCTLSDKVPEKIGGLEVSSLLNPKDEQVTCYPDQDTQGVDQKLGAGLVAPLPQSAVEMEDKNPVAAVTPPQSGAIPLPPAVKEEDKAKVAAVPLPPAVKEGVPKPTQDIPKRTQKDLSEKMPSKKLKLSQDLTGPSVAPVPDVKVHPGQAVDRSKWFKALPWDDELQVSDEEGRLVYIQNLDIQFAASDIVELIREALQLPCRARPINHPTYDDPNNGKAYAVFKSKKAADVAISKINSGLVVGGRPLYCSKGLLKIKKPSGALVGHLTISNQKMSQRQREDQKKAVSTSHCSQPNTIEYDLALDWMLVREKQARKFSILHKKHADERKSFAAKIGK; the protein is encoded by the exons ATGGATGGAAGTAGTGAGAATATCCAGTTCTCATGGGGAAACAAGAGAGCAAAAGGTGGTGCCAAGATGGATACACAGTTCTATGGTTCCTTCACATTTGACAATGTGAAGTACTCATTGTTTGACTCTGTGTATCTTTTTAAAAATGGTGATCCTGAGCCGTACATTGGAAAGATATTAAAGATATGGCAGCAAAATCAAGCTAAGAAAGTAAAAATTCTTTGGTTTTTCTCCCCGGATGAGATCAGAAGTTACTTAAGCGGTCCTGTGGCGGAGAAGGAGATATTTCTTGCTTCTGGTGATGGCACTGGCCTTGCTGATATCAATCCACTG GAAGCTATTGCTGGAAAATGCACTGTTGTTTGCCTTTCAAAGGATGAGAGGAATCGCCAGCCGACTCCAAGGGAACAAGAAGTTGCTGATTATATCTTCTATAGGTTCTTCGATGTTGGAAACTGCACACTTTCTGATAAAGTACCTGAAAAAATTGGAGGGCTGGAAG TCAGCAGTCTGCTTAATCCTAAAGACGAGCAAGTTACATGCTATCCGGATCAGGATACGCAAGGCGTGGATCAGAAGTTGGGTGCAGGTCTGGTTGCACCCCTTCCACAGTCAGCGGTTGAGATGGAGGATAAAAATCCAGTTGCTGCAGTGACCCCTCCCCAGTCAGGGGCTATTCCTCTCCCTCCAGCAGTCAAAGAGGAGGATAAAGCAAAGGTTGCTGCCGTTCCTCTCCCCCCAGCAGTTAAGGAGGGTGTTCCCAAACCAACACAAGATATTCCTAAACGCACACAGAAAGATCTTTCTGAGAAGATGCCTTCCAAGAAGTTGAAATTATCCCAAGATCTTACAGGAcctagtgtggccccagttcctgACGTGAAAGTTCACCCTGGTCAGGCTGTT GACCGAAGCAAATGGTTCAAAGCTCTT CCATGGGATGATGAACTACAAGTGTCTGATGAGGAGGGGAGACTAGTGTATATCCAGAATCTGGACATACAGTTTGCAGCTTCTGACATAGTG GAACTTATTCGTGAGGCGCTTCAACTACCTTGTAGAGCTCGCCCTATAAACCACCCGACCTATGATGATCCCAACAATG GAAAAGCTTATGCTGTATTTAAATCTAAAAAAGCTGCCGATGTTGCTATTTCGAAGATCAATTCAGGCCTGGTAGTGGGTGGAAG ACCACTTTACTGCAGCAAAGGGTTACTTAAGATTAAAAAACCTTCAGGAGCTCTAGTTGGGCACTTAACCATCAGTAATCAAAAAATGAGTCAAAGACAACGAGAAGACCAG AAGAAGGCAGTATCGACCTCACATTGCTCTCAACCCAACACAATAGAATATGACCTGGCATTGGACTGGATGCTTGTCCGAGAAAAGCAAGCAAGAAAGTTCAGTATACTTCATAAG AAGCACGCAGATGAGAGGAAGTCGTTTGCAGCAAAGATTGGGAAGTAG